From a single Planococcus shenhongbingii genomic region:
- a CDS encoding MgtC/SapB family protein: MDFLPGDYLSIIIRLLIAAFLSGLIGIEREAQQQPAGLRTHLLVGTGSCLMMILSVTGFDAFLARDSDAIRFDPSRIPSYVISGIGFLGAGTIIVHRGSVKGLTTAASVWVAAGLGLVVGIGMYFVAILTTVIVLVALSILGKLEAKYLPSHNPKEILVIAEDREDVFSSISGLFEENKVVIMDFHIETVEAHSDKNVLAYRFIIRDENIKNEIELVKKLQQHKSVYKVTK; the protein is encoded by the coding sequence ATGGATTTTCTGCCTGGAGATTATTTGAGTATCATCATTCGCTTGCTGATTGCCGCTTTTTTGAGTGGATTAATCGGAATCGAACGGGAAGCGCAACAGCAGCCTGCAGGTCTTCGGACGCATTTGCTCGTTGGGACCGGCTCTTGTTTAATGATGATCTTGTCGGTCACTGGATTTGATGCTTTTTTGGCACGGGACAGCGATGCCATTCGTTTTGACCCCTCGAGGATTCCGTCTTATGTAATTAGCGGCATCGGTTTTTTAGGAGCTGGAACAATTATTGTGCATCGTGGCTCTGTAAAGGGCCTGACGACAGCGGCATCGGTTTGGGTAGCAGCAGGGCTTGGCTTGGTTGTAGGGATCGGCATGTATTTTGTCGCTATTTTAACCACGGTAATTGTGCTGGTTGCGCTATCGATTCTTGGGAAGCTTGAAGCAAAATACCTTCCTTCCCATAATCCAAAAGAAATTTTAGTAATTGCAGAAGACCGGGAAGATGTTTTTTCATCCATCAGTGGACTTTTTGAAGAAAATAAAGTGGTTATCATGGATTTCCATATTGAGACTGTCGAAGCCCATAGTGATAAAAACGTTTTGGCTTATCGGTTTATTATTAGAGATGAAAATATAAAAAATGAAATTGAACTCGTAAAAAAACTTCAACAGCATAAATCTGTTTACAAAGTAACAAAATAA
- the msrA gene encoding peptide-methionine (S)-S-oxide reductase MsrA, with amino-acid sequence MEQQLTIRDLEKEMGDSQRTAETATFGMGCFWGPEARFGSLPGVLRTRVGFSGGTTPNPAYRNMGDHTETVQIDFDPELIPFEEVLKQFWRNHYPNRDEYKGRQYISLLRFHSDAQAEAIERVKKEMEAELGEEIETEIASYTQFALAEERHQKYYLKRYPKALEQLEIFYPNPDLLIDSTFAARLNGFVKGFGTRESLKQEIMGWNIKKANRQILADKLLKLKW; translated from the coding sequence ATGGAACAACAGCTCACAATTAGAGATTTGGAAAAAGAGATGGGGGATTCTCAGCGAACTGCAGAAACAGCGACCTTTGGAATGGGCTGTTTCTGGGGGCCGGAAGCGCGGTTTGGAAGTTTGCCGGGTGTCCTTCGAACAAGAGTCGGCTTTTCAGGAGGCACAACTCCCAATCCTGCTTACCGCAACATGGGTGACCATACAGAAACGGTCCAAATTGATTTCGACCCGGAACTCATCCCTTTTGAAGAAGTGCTTAAACAGTTCTGGAGAAACCATTACCCAAATAGGGACGAATATAAAGGAAGACAATATATTTCACTGCTGCGCTTTCACAGCGATGCTCAAGCAGAAGCCATTGAGCGGGTGAAAAAAGAAATGGAAGCGGAACTGGGCGAAGAAATTGAGACAGAAATCGCTTCTTATACGCAGTTCGCACTGGCAGAAGAACGCCATCAGAAATATTACCTGAAGCGCTATCCAAAAGCTTTAGAGCAATTGGAGATATTTTATCCGAACCCTGATTTACTGATAGACTCTACATTTGCTGCCCGTTTAAATGGTTTTGTCAAAGGCTTCGGAACCAGAGAAAGCTTAAAACAGGAAATTATGGGGTGGAACATCAAAAAGGCGAATCGACAAATACTGGCGGATAAATTATTGAAACTTAAATGGTAA
- a CDS encoding protein-L-isoaspartate(D-aspartate) O-methyltransferase, whose translation MKSRKKEIISYFQELDRRFFMDSHKELAGLDEALPIGFEQTISQPSLVLEMTLALDLQPDSRVLEIGTGSGFQTALLAEFSEEVFTVERIKELHNRAKERLAEAGFTNIHFKLDDGSFGWEEFSPYDRIMVTAAASLVPNELVEQLKNNGKMLIPVGSSAMQELTLIEKDENGNVTSKVLNYVRFVPLKGKYE comes from the coding sequence ATGAAAAGCCGTAAAAAAGAAATCATTTCTTATTTCCAAGAATTGGACCGGCGCTTTTTCATGGATTCGCATAAGGAATTGGCGGGTCTTGATGAAGCCCTTCCCATTGGATTTGAGCAAACGATCTCACAGCCTTCCCTTGTCCTGGAAATGACACTAGCCCTGGATCTCCAGCCTGATTCGAGAGTACTCGAAATCGGAACAGGATCCGGATTTCAAACCGCCTTATTAGCTGAGTTTTCAGAGGAAGTCTTTACAGTTGAACGCATTAAGGAGTTGCATAATCGCGCTAAAGAGCGGCTCGCTGAAGCAGGATTCACCAATATCCATTTTAAACTTGATGACGGAAGCTTTGGGTGGGAAGAATTTTCCCCATATGACCGCATTATGGTTACAGCCGCTGCTTCCTTAGTGCCGAACGAACTGGTGGAGCAGCTGAAGAATAATGGAAAAATGCTAATACCTGTCGGTTCATCTGCTATGCAGGAATTAACTCTTATCGAAAAAGACGAAAATGGAAATGTAACTTCTAAAGTTTTGAACTATGTGAGATTTGTACCGCTGAAAGGGAAGTACGAATAA
- a CDS encoding cytochrome c oxidase assembly protein encodes MEHGLHSEVTAAEFGVALLMLTAIVIYMNASVVSGKRNRKWPLYRIFLWILGVLAIGAVCIGPLASRAHSDFTVHMFNHLLIGMLAPLLMVLSSPVALLLRSLSVASARKVAGILKSRLVYFMGHPITAAILNTGGLFVLYTTDLYFLMHDYFLLYVLVHFHLFAAGYLFTASIIYIDPVAHRVGFLYRAIVLVTALAGHGLLAKLIYADPPETVLKSQAEAGSMLMYYGGDAIDAVLIIVFCYQWFISARPRQTVPEGGFK; translated from the coding sequence ATGGAACACGGGCTGCACTCGGAGGTTACCGCAGCAGAATTTGGGGTAGCATTGTTGATGCTGACAGCTATTGTGATTTACATGAACGCATCAGTTGTGTCAGGGAAGAGAAATAGAAAGTGGCCGCTGTACCGGATTTTCTTATGGATTTTGGGTGTTTTAGCTATTGGAGCCGTATGTATAGGTCCATTAGCGAGCCGTGCCCATAGCGATTTCACTGTGCATATGTTCAATCATCTATTGATTGGTATGCTGGCTCCGTTGTTGATGGTGCTGTCGTCACCGGTAGCGCTTCTTTTAAGATCGCTTTCAGTAGCATCGGCAAGAAAAGTGGCGGGGATATTAAAGAGCAGGCTAGTGTATTTCATGGGCCATCCCATTACAGCGGCAATCTTGAATACAGGTGGGTTATTTGTGTTGTATACGACGGACTTGTATTTCTTGATGCATGACTATTTTCTGTTGTACGTGCTCGTCCATTTTCATCTTTTTGCTGCTGGTTATTTATTTACTGCTTCCATCATTTATATTGATCCGGTGGCACATAGAGTCGGCTTTCTTTATCGGGCGATTGTTTTGGTGACAGCACTTGCGGGTCATGGGCTATTAGCAAAACTGATTTATGCCGATCCGCCGGAAACGGTTTTAAAAAGCCAGGCAGAGGCTGGTAGCATGCTGATGTATTATGGCGGCGATGCCATTGATGCGGTTCTGATTATCGTGTTTTGTTATCAATGGTTTATCTCCGCTCGTCCGCGCCAAACGGTGCCGGAGGGCGGGTTTAAATAG
- a CDS encoding DUF2243 domain-containing protein: MVATNDGAKAYVNGKNRKLYSTRNLWSGVLFGLGLAAFVDETVFHQLLHWHHFYDQSTSNIGLVSDGLFHAFSWFATIASLFLFADLRRRDAFWLKRWLGGLFFGTGAFQLYDGTIQHKLLRLHQIRYNVDILPYDVAWNIIALILLIIGGILLWKTRKLPERTGS; the protein is encoded by the coding sequence ATGGTCGCGACTAATGATGGTGCGAAAGCTTACGTTAATGGCAAAAATCGCAAGCTATATTCAACACGCAACTTGTGGTCCGGCGTTCTCTTTGGTCTTGGTTTAGCCGCTTTTGTTGATGAAACGGTCTTCCATCAGCTTTTGCATTGGCATCATTTTTACGATCAATCAACAAGCAATATCGGTTTGGTCTCGGATGGCTTGTTTCATGCATTTAGCTGGTTTGCCACCATAGCATCGCTGTTTTTGTTTGCGGACTTAAGAAGAAGGGACGCTTTTTGGCTAAAGCGATGGCTGGGAGGCTTGTTTTTCGGAACCGGTGCTTTCCAGCTCTACGATGGGACAATTCAGCATAAGTTGCTGAGGCTGCATCAAATCCGTTATAACGTTGATATACTTCCATATGATGTGGCTTGGAATATTATTGCACTTATCCTGCTTATAATCGGCGGCATATTGCTCTGGAAAACACGCAAGCTTCCGGAAAGAACAGGCAGTTAA
- a CDS encoding Na-translocating system protein MpsC family protein has protein sequence MLHSKSVQTEIGGYISTLLRMHFGKGPTSVFVTIKFPFITAHIRGFLEPTEKCLLN, from the coding sequence ATGCTGCATTCAAAATCGGTCCAAACGGAAATTGGTGGTTACATTTCCACATTATTGCGAATGCATTTCGGCAAAGGGCCGACTTCTGTATTTGTTACTATTAAATTTCCGTTCATTACGGCCCATATAAGAGGATTTTTAGAGCCTACTGAAAAGTGTCTGCTTAACTAA